CCGCTCCTGCCACCCCTGCCCAAcatatacattcttttttcaaaatttatctttgcactttgggaggctctggagggaggttcacttgaggccaggagtttgagaccagtgcgGACAGCAAAGTGAGAGCCTCACCTctacagaaaaaatttttttaattagctgggcatggtggtgcacagctgtggtcccagttactcaggaggctgaggcgggaggattgtttgagcccaggagtttgagaccagcctggagactccctctaccaaaaaaatgggaaaaggccaggcgtggtggcatgtgcctgtagtcccagctactcggaggctgaagcaggaggatcactgagtccaggagttcaaggctgcagtgagctatgatcccaccactgcactccagcctgacctaCAGGCTGGGCTTAcgaaaataagtaatttttgtaaaagaacactatataataatgtgataaaataaataaatataggccgggctcatgcctgtcatctcagcactttgagaggccaaggcaggtggatcacctgagatcaggagttcgggaccaacctgaccaacagggagaaaccccgtctctactaaaaatacaaaattagccgggcatggtggcacatgcctgtaatcccagctcctcaggagtttgaggcaggataatcgttcaaacctgggaggcagaggttgcagtgagccgagatcgcgccattgcactccagcatgggcaacaagagcgaaactccgtctcaaaaaaaaaaaaaaaagaaaaatataaaagtatgaaTTATAAAACTGCAATGGATGCACAAGAGCTATTTGGATTTTGAAGTTAAAGGTAAACTTTTCATGAAGACGCTAAGTGTTTGTGAAGGGAAGGGAATTTATAACTCGGTGTGTCCTTGAATGAAAGAGGCAGGGAGCTATTTGTTGCTTTTATTACAGCCTCTGGGCAGAGGTTCATTTCcatgagaagaaaagagaatttgcCAAAGTTGCCCTGGTATAGCAGGGCCTGTCAAGCCATTGAGGATGAAATACTAAATCAGGTAGCGTATTCCAGGTTCTCAACATTTTTGATCAACAAAACTCTCAGTGGCTTGTTCTTAACTCCTTGGAGAGACAATGGTGGAAATTTTGGATTATCTTTAAATACTAAAATGAAAGTACAACTCTTAGTTCAAAGGAGAATAGTGATACACTTCTGGGTGAGAATTAGTGTCCTTAAATGAGCTTAGAGCCTGCACCAAATATAAAAGGTAGACTCAGATATTTGACCTTAGCAATGTTTCGTTAATGTTCAGGCCCATTGGAATTTTTTCTCAACTTCCTTCACTagcaatttgttttcctttatgctctccatacaaaaattataaatctgtAAAACAATCAGTTAGGatagagaaataaaagagaaagacaacATTTATTTACTAAAAACCAGAAGCAGGTGCCTGAAAACAAAAGGCCTTAATCTGTCCTTCATCTAATTCTCTCCTTTGGATTTTGGAAATGTACAAAGGTTATTGATCACAGCTCCTGCCCACGGGGAGTTCACAGTTTAATCCCCAAATCCAGGTGAGAAAGGCCCTCATTTACCAAGGCAACTGTGAATTAAAGCTATGGTATCAAAACCACATCCACtaaatttagggggaaaaaaacactcCACCGTGAACTTGTAACACTTAAAAAGTAAGAAACTTGCTTTGAGAAGTGTGGTGTTTTTCCACTGTCCTCATCGGTTCCCTAGGGAAATTCCAAGGGGAAGAAACCGGGGATAAAGAGCTTTTTGTATTTCTCTTGGTTTTAACTGCTAAAACAATTTTTGTTCCATTAGGTTTGTAATGTGAGATCTTTCAGAGTGAATTGACACAATAGCCTCTGAGTTTATTAATTCATCACAACTAACTTAGTCTTCACGTGTCTAAAAACAAATTGCTGACTTCTTGCAAGTTCCAAATGTCCTTATGCAATGCCTTGAAAATTGTTAAATGTAAAGTTATTCCAGGATTACGAAGTCTATTCAATTAGcatggcatacacacacacacacacacacacacacacacacacacacacagcatgcaTAGTTTTCAGCTCATCTTTCCTGAGTTCTATTCAGATTTAGTCCAACATCAATCTAATCTGCAAGATACAGGGAGCTAAACACCATTTGAAATTGCCCCTGAGAGGTCAGTGGGCCATTAGCTCCTAGATAGAATGAATTTCCTAAAAGTCTTGAGGAATGACAAATGCcttgagatattatctcactgcTTACCCAAGTTATCTCCCCAGATTGCTTATCAATGCCTTTCCTGTTACCCTTTTCATATTCAAAGAATGGGAAAAGTTTGCAGAAGTTTGGCTGATAGGTCTTCCCTAGCAATAAATACTCTGAAATTCTAAAAAAGCACATCCCTTGGAAAATTGCTGCCTTGCTGGAAGAAGTAAATCCCCAACTGGttaatctcagctctgccaccttCCTGATTCTATCCTCAAATTCCTGGAATGGCAGACAAATGAATTACACCACCACGCTGCAAAACAGTGCAGTGTTAGCAGATTAACAAGGACATGTTCAGAGTGTAAATTGTACTCCAAATAAAGAGTTGCCAAAATTTGAGAGCTGAATTTCGTCATTCTATGGGATCTCTAATTCCCCCAAAAAATCAATGATCTGCTTTTTTTGAGGCAGCAGATAGAGTCATATTGACAGGATGAATTGGGCAGAGGGAAGGGGAGTCAGTTGGGATCTGGAGCAGtcaatttttctattataaatgttGGTATCTGGagcatttaatttttctattataaatgttGGTATCTGGagcatttaatttttctattataacTATGACCCACAGAGTAACTAAATTAATTTCATCCAGGgtaattaaatgatttttaactcgctcctccacttccaaattcacaAAGTTCTAAAAACTAGTTCTAGAAGTATTTGTATTTTGTTGGGAGCACCTGTGGGGCAGGCTGTAATCGATTGTGGCATTGAGAATCAATTGTTGAGAATGTACCAATCAGACATGAGCCATGCAAACAATATGGACACATTATCTGCTACCTATCAAATCTATTGATTTTCTCAATGGATTGACCATTCGGAGCAGCTAAAACTCCAAGGGAACTTCATTCTATCAACTACTAGAAACTGAAGAAAGTTTATatgattaaaacattttcatcagtaGCCATCTGTATTATTCCAGAAGGAAACAATTACAAACGAACCTATTTAATAGGCATGGCATGAggccaaaaataataaattgaaaatgaatatttaaaatgctatATCCAGTCTGCAGGTGACTGGCAAGTCTCAAGTATGCAAAgatcttaaatattaaaaatgtgtaCAAATAATGGGCACAAGTTCTCAGATTTTAAGGAATATTATGTGGGCACAGTTTATGCAAGACTGTTGTGTATGTTAACGAAAATAGCTACAATGTCTCTTCACAATAATCCTACAAGGTGTTCCTATGGCCCCCATTccacaggcaacaaaagtgaatATTCAAAGAGCTTACATAATTTGCCGAAGTTCGCACAGCTGTGGAGGTTTAAAGACGTTTGAGCTGAGAGGCAGAGAAGAGGACCAATTAGAGGCtgtaagggaaaaaaaagctATCCCGGCCCCAAAAGAGCCAGTTCCCTAGTCATGATACTAGATGCCACTGCTTTCAAGCTTTTAGCCTATAATCAACCCATATTGAAACCAGATTTATGAGCCCTTCAGAGGAAAGCTTTGTGATTTTCTAAAGCAGACATGTTTGGTATTTTATAAGGTCAAACCCCCTACGGTGTagtgtttttaataaaatcagtTCAGCAGAAATTAGAGACACACCAGTCAATTTCTAGGAAGCCTCTAAGCCAttcaaaataaaagggaaaaaaataacataaaagacCTAACCATGCACAGATCAATTTTTTCAACAGTGGTAGAATGTAAGGAGTTGTAGATAGAAAATCATCTTGGCAAATTTGGTCCCATGTCTCTAGTTTGGGCAAATTTCCACTCAGAAAGGAAAATTCCTTTTGGGGGGAGTTCTATGACAATATTAAGCAAGGGTTGTTCCTGGTTAGCCTGGCCTTGTGACACCTCAAAGTAACAGTAAACATCTCTAAgagggaaaaacaaataaaccagtCACCACCACCATTTCTGACATCACTGAATCAGGTAGACCCTGGACCTTATCTTAGTCCTTATCTCTGGCTCCTGGCAACTTCTACGCTCTCACAGGGAAGCAAAAGTAAAATCTATATGTAGTTCTTAGTTACATCCAAAGTTGAGGTGCCTGCAGTATTTTCATAAGAAGGCGGATCTGACTTTCAGACTGGTGGTGAGGACAcgtgtaaaaattaaatgaatatcaaaagggAGAGGATTTTTTTAGGAAAAGAGGCAGGGCTGGCCTATTATGTGGCTAGAAGCGGAGCCCCAGAAAACTGAGAGGCCATGGGCACAGTGCCACCTCCCCACAGTACAGGGAGCTGTAAATCGCCTCGTGAATATACAATAGGAAGAACAAAGGCCCAAGATCAAGTGGAGAGGCTGCATGCATCCTCCATGAAGTTTGTGGTAACACCAGCCCAGACATAGGCCTCTCTGGGAGGAAGGGGTTCACTGATTTCAAAGTGTTTCAAAGCACATGGCTTTAAATCcttcattgttttatttcctaAAGAATTGCAGAGTTCCTGGTTAACCTGTACTTGGAAGAAATGAGGTGAACCGGCCCTCATCAGggcaagcagagaaaagaaactcTGACTACGTAACAGATATAAAAACTGGCCACTTGAAGAATTGCTGAGCTTGCATAATGTCGTACATGAAATGAGAATGTACAAGGAGCAAGAAGTCCTTTCATCTCCAAACTACAATCTACTATAATGTGATCAAGAGCCAGAGTGGGgttgggcagagtggctcacaccttaatcccagcactttaggaggctgaggcaggaggatcacttgaggtcaggagtttgggaccagcctggccaacatggtgaaaaccctgtctctactaaaaatacagaaattagccaggcatggtggtgggtggctgtaatcccagctgcttcagaggctgaggcaggagaatcacttgaacccgcggcGGGGcaaggggcagggggcagggtggTGTGCACCACGTGTGGTGTGTGGGGAGtggggtggaggttgtagtggtATATATGGCGCCaccggactccagcctgggcgacagagtgagactcaaagaGCCagaggtggaggtgagggtggaaatTTCACCGACAAGACACTTTGATCAATTCCCTTGACAGGTTTGAAGGGTTGGGTTCAACAATTCTTTGGCTTCCTCAAAAACTGACATACATAAAGCTTAAcatcttttataaaatataaggcATGCATGCAAGAGCTGCTCATCTTAAAAGGGACAATACGAATGCTATCATTTATTAATATGTGTTTATTCCACAGCTTAGTTTTTTGGGGCAGGTGgtctattaatattaataaaagaaaacccCATACTCGAATATGcaggctgtaatttttttttttttttttttttttttttgagatggagtctccctctgttgcccaggctggagtgcagtggcacaatctcagcttaccacaacctccgcctcccgggttcaagcaattctcctgcctcagcctcccgagtagatgcacaccaccatgcccagctaatttttgcatttttagtagagacggggtttcactatgttggtcaggctggtcttgaactccttaccttgtgatccacctgcctcggcctcccaaagtgctaggattacaggtgtgagccaccgtgcccggcctacagtTTAACTTTTAAGCAAAAATTTCACATATACAAAGGAATTCAGAAGATACCCTCCATGGCATAATATTCtcacatttaaaataagaaagatccACTGGGGGCACGGGAAGTACACAAATAAAGCATACGTTTAAATTCAGGATGGGCAATGTTACCAGGACAGAAAGTCTTATAGGAGGAAACACTGTTTCCTAGCTGTATTAGTTACTGGCTAAAGCCAATGTTCTATCTGGTTACATAAAGGATCATTTGGGAGGACGAAACCTAGTAGCAGTTATTTAAATCAATTGGTGTATCATGTTCACTACAGAAAAGCTTTCTAAGGaataagtataaaaaaaaaaagcatcacacTGTTGAAGCACAAGGTTTAAAATTAAGCGTGTTGTACAGTAAGGTTTGGCTAATTGGGGAGCCAAAATACTTAATTTGGCTTAGGACAAAATAAACTGGTCAATTAATCAACAGTAAAAGGAGACAGTGACTGACTTGAACAAAAAACAGTTGtttagttggttttttttttcttttttgggtggAGGTATACACATTGGAAAAGGTATTCCAGAACACCTGGATCAAAATGACCTTTGCTAAGTCAACTCCAGAAATTGAGCAATCATATCTGACCTGGTACACATAAATTTCAGATCTCCTTCTTAGATGAAAGCTAAAACCAGAGTTATCCTATAACCAGAATGTGGGTAAGACACTAAAAGATGGTCAGTATACATTTAGAAACTCCACACTGTAAGAAAATTACACAGGCACATGGAAGAATAAGCAAGATCTTGgtcttgtttaaaaaagaaaagagaaaaaaaaaatcaagccacaTCCTAGAGTTGAGAACAAATTATTAACAGCAAATGGCCATTTGTATAATTAACATGTACTGTCTCACGCTTCCCAGTTTAATTTATGAAAGACACTATTAaatttcagacaaaatatatatatttcttttaaatctttacaATAAACCAAGATGTAGAAGCTTACATAGggcacatttttgtttatttaggtaCTCAATTCCAGCTCCCTTGGATGCAAATAACCCTGGTGACAGTGTGTACAAagtcttctctttgctttttataattttaaagcaaataacACATTTAACTGTATTTAAGTCTGTGCAAATAATCCTTCAGAAGAAATATCCAAGATTCTGTTTGCAGAGGTCATTTTGTCTCTCAAAGATGATTAAATGAGTTTGTCTTCAGATAAAGTGCTCCTGTCCAGCAGAACTCAAAAGGCCTTCAAGCTGTTCAGTAAGTGTAGTTCAGATAAGACTCCGTCATACGAATTCCAGCTTCCCGTGCCCACTGTACATGCCCCAGTGAACAAGCGAGAGGATCTTATCGTTGCTGAGGTCTGCTTGTCTCATTTTATCACAGGTCAGACAGCAGTTCTCGTGCCCACTGACCGGCACCATGCATTCCAAGTCTAACTTTGCAACCTGCCCCTTTTTGGAATGGTGTCCGTGAAAGCTGTAGTGCAAACGGGAGAGCATCTGTTGCCGCTGATCCTGCAGCCTCTTATTTTCACTTCGAAGCATCCTGAGGGCCAACATAATAAGCAACACTAAAATCAGCCCTCCAGCAATGGGCACGGCAATGACCGCTGCCCGGAACCACAACTCTTTGGAAGAAGTCAGCTCCTGCACCTTGGTGATAAGGTTTCTGCTACCATCATGCTGATACCTGTTTCCTTGTCCTAAAGGAGTACAAAGAAAATGATCAAACTCCATGCTAACTCCTCCTAGGGATATTCATAATCATCAATTCATTTTAACCAAGAATTCCATTAAAAAGAAGCTTACAATTAAATCAACGATATTTAGAAAACATTGCAAAACTATCTGAAGAAGCTTACAAACGCATTTGTTTACAGACTGTCATTACTGAGATGTAATGGCCTTTTAATGTCTTCAAAATGttgaaaaaacaggcaaaacctaTTATGTAGACAGACATCTAATGCTCAGACAGACGACATAAAAGCCACTCAATCAAGATGCATCTTTGCATCCAGCCAGGCTTCTCCCTCTGGTGTCTCTAATTACATTAACAACAAAATCAATAGCAGACATACAAAGTCGTGGCTGTCACAAGTCTATAGATCAGGCAGGCATTCTGGTTAGAAACGGCTTCCACCTACCTGAGGCCTCACCCCTGGGAGGAGAGAGAACATCGTGCAGCCCTCTGTAATTGCACATGTCTTCATGACAGCATTCCaatgtgggcatggtggtgccagAGTGGTTTCGGGCCTGTTTGGCTTGGCAGATGTCTGTCGTGCTTGCAAGAGAGTCCAGGCAGCCATGGGTGAGTGGGGAATTTGAGTTCTGAGGATCAAGAAGTCTAGAGAAGCAGGCGCTGAGCTCAGATTTACACATATAACCAGTGGCTACACAGTGGGCAGCATCACAGTAGCATCGAATTTCACCTGAAAACAATGAGAAACCACCTCAAACTCTGCTCCAGAAACCAGATAAAGCAACTATTTAGGCAACTGCTAAATCCCAAATTCAAAGGCATGAACTTTTAGATCATCCAAGCTGAGGGCTCCAGTCTACAGAGCCTGGAGAAGCCCTTCCTGCAGCCAGTGCGTAAGTTTCAATCCAGTTAAACGTCATTTTGGCAATGTAGTAATCCCAATAGCAGGTTTCTGAGTTTAgagtcattttaaaaaaacttttgcttTTTGAAGGAAATAGTAATGAGTATAATTTCTCCTACCATAAGGTATAacacattatttattcattttaatcctACATGACCATACAACATAAAAATGTTAGGCTTTTTGATTTTGTCAGTATAAATATTTGATCGGAACTACTGAATTGTTTACTATCCCACAGGACTGCGCCAAGAGTTAAGAGCTTTAGCTAACACCTTATAAAGTTATTAACTAGAAACACAACAATCTAGAAACTGCCCAGGTCAGGAGgttttaaaactatgaaactaggCAGCTATTTGCAACCTCTCTAGAAAAGGCAAACTTTTTGCCTATAAAGATCTTTTCATGCAGAGGAGCTTTTAGTCAGTATATTGTAAAACAGGAACTAGGCAGTTTACAATTAGTGGTTTGCTTGCCAAAGTCAATTTCTTTCAGCCCAAATGGAAAGTCATAAAAGGTGGGGGGAGTATAAAACTGCAAGGCtaacttctcctcctcctcctcctcacaagTTTTACATGAAATTCGACATGTGATCTAAAAGGGGAAACACTGAAACTGAAAATCCTCTGCTGGTTGAATGAAAAATCCTTAAGGAAACCTCAAATTTTCTACAGGAAGTGATTACAAGTTTCCTTTATAAAAACTTATTTTGTGAGTTGCATGGCTCCGTTCACATTTTGTCACAGGGCAAGATTGGAGGCTTTAGTATCAGTTTCTCGTTGAAATAATCTGGGTCTTAAAGTTATCACTAATACAATATCCACCTAGTGGACCCTGGTCGCTGTCACATGCCACAGCGAGTAAACTAAACTAATGCACACGCCTCTTCCAGTTTCCTGTCTGAAGATCCGAAACCTCCACTCTGAAATTAAACACCGGGATCTGCTGTTTTACAAACCTCTTCCCACCCTTACCTTTATTCTTCCCCCTCTCTCTGAATGCCCCAGTAAGGTGTCATTTAATTATCTGTCCAAATTCCAGACCACGGTATGGTATGCTCAGTTTTCACCGGACGCTGCTAATGCTTCGGTTCTAAGGAAAACCAGCCCGCTAAACACAGATCTTTGGCAACCCTTAACAGTCCAAAGCTAGGGGTCTTGCTCCTAAATCTGCACTCGCCATCCTGCGGTTGGGCCCAAGTTCTTTCTCTGCTTCAAGAAAGAACCTTACTTTGCAGAACCACTTCTctgctctttctcctcctccctccaagCTCACTTTATTTTCCACATTAAGCTCACCAGTCTTCTGGGGTGATGACTACATATCCCTAGTTTGACAAATTCCATATATAgatttaaagtataaataaaacagattaaaaGCCCATTTTGACCCTATTAGCTTCAGACCTTGTACAGAAAAGGAAGACTGAATACAAGTAAAATGCTGCTTAAATGTTTATGAGAGCctatttaaaatactgtattttcaatgACCTAAAAACAGCCTAATAAAATTTTGACAGGTAACTGGGAAAGTTCTaactacctctttttttttaattggagccACATTTTAAGCAAGGAGAATGGACTTTTGTACCACTGTATTAAAACTATATTTCTGTCGTTCATAAAGTTTCTTCCTGTGGCATGCAAAAGGCCAGAAAGGGGACTGGTATTTTGAAACTGTGGAACAATGCCCTTCTGTTTCTGCCCCCTTCTCGTTACTGTATGTAGTGATTAAACAAAAATGTCTGCTTTAGTCAAGATGGCTACAGGAGAGACTGCTGGCTTCTTTTAAAGCTTTTGAAGTCCGCAGCCGTCAGAAATCTCTGATCCCCTAATTATATCATTATCAGGCACATAGTTTCGGTATCTGTGACTTCATGTCAGCCTCAGTCCCTCCCTGTTCTGCCCGCCTTTGATAGGGCCAGGAGGCTCCCCTCTGCAAGCCACAAGGGCTGTTATTTAGGGTTAATTACACCCTTccttccaaaataaataaatactgtagCACATCATCCTCGCTGGGCTAGCTTATGCTTTAACCTCATGCCTGCTACATAGCAATTAAAGAGAAGTAGGGGGCTGCAAAGACTAAACAGTGCttcctacttaaaaaaattatctgttcataGAACAGTAGGTAGATTTCATAGCAGGGAGGTGAGGAGAACCTTGAAATTCGGAGACAGTTCAGGTTATTTCTTTCTAAAAGGTGAAAGCCTGCAGAGGAAAGAAGAAACTGACccgctgcctttttttttttttttttggtcctgtTTGTAAAATATGAGGTGAGTGGGAGTGAGACGCTGACAGAGCCTACTCCTCCCGGCTACTGAAAAGCAACACAACACACACTTCTGCACACCTCGGACACCTAAACTCTCAGGGAGACCCACACACTCGCTCGCACACAGAGAGATATACGCAGAGACACACTCACACAGAGACTCAGATACACATTCAGAGATACAAAGACACttagagacagacacagaaatgCATTCAGAAAGACACACTCAAGGTCAGAGATACAGAGACTCACACATTCAGAGACACAAAGACTcagaaagagacacagaaatgCATTCAGAGATACATTCAAAGAGACACAGAGATACGCTGAGCGATACAGAGGTTCAGACACACTTTCAGAAAGACAACGACACTCAGAGACACAAAAATGCATTTAGGGATACTGAGACTCAGAGACACACTCACAGAAATACATCGTGAGGCACTCACACAGACACGCTGCAGGCACGCGGCAGCTACAGGCCAGGATCTGCGATCCCTCCCGGTCGCCCGGGCCCCCAGGGTGCGGAAGCGGCGGCGTCGAGGCCGAGACTCCGGCCCCGCTCCCCGCTGGGCTGCAAACGCGCCGCTCCCCGCAGGCAGAGCCAGGAGGACCCTCTGATCAGCGCCTGCCCTTAGATCGGAGTCCGCATCCACGCGCCAGGCCACCGCCGCGACTTCTAAGAACACAGCAACTTGTCGCGACCTGCGGCTCCGACGCAGGAGGGAGCCTCGCCCGCCGCTAACAAAGCCTCTGCAGCCGGCTCCAAAGCCCCGCCGCGGGGACGGGACCCCGGGCCCCGTGCGCCCCCGGCACCCACCTTTGGTGAGCAGCACGGCCATGGCGCAGAGCTCCAGCTGCAGCCAGATGAAGATGTAGCTGGAGTGGCGATCCATTGACGCCCCGCACGGCCGCGGCGCCCCCGCCGGCTTCCGGAGCCCCGGCTCGGCGGCAGCCTACGACCCCCGGAGCGCGCAGGGCATGGGCCCTGCCCGGAGCGGCGGGCGCCGTCAGCGGCGGGGCTGGGTTTCGGGCCGCTGCCGGAGCATGGAGCGCGGCTACAGGGCGCGCCCAGGAGCCCAGAAAAGTTTCCCGGTCCCCCCTTGGCGGCCACCGGCTCCCTTGCCCCGCTCGACTCTAGGGACGCACGCTAGCCCCGGGCCGGGGGTGGGCTCCCGGCCTTCAGTCCCCGCTAGCGGCCGTTCTCAGCGAAGAGAGTAGGGTCTCCCCAGCGCGCAAGGGTATCCGCCGCAGCTCCCGCCCGCGCCAGCCCAGGTCTCGCCGGCTCTGCGCCGTAAATAGCGCCCCGCGCCGAGAGCCGGCCTGCACCGCCCCGCCTCGCCCCGCCCCACGGCGTCCGATTGGCCGCCGGGCTCCTGTCAATCCGCCCCGCAGCGGGGGGCGGGCCCAGACGCGAGCGCTGAGGGACCTGCCTGGCGGCTCCGAGCGGCGCCGGCGTCTGGGGCGCCCGGGTGGGGCGCCCGGCTGGTGCGCTGCCGTCTCCCGCGCTCCCCCTTGCGGAGGCCTGCGCGTCAGTGACCTTCGCGAGGCGCCGGGGGAGCCCAGCCCCGGGACCGGCTCGGGAACCCGCCCCCGAGACCCTGACGGCTCAGCCTCGGTTGGTCAGCGTTCCCCAGCGCGGGGCTTCTTTTGGGTGCCCCCCGAAACACTCAGGGGGTCCGTGTGGTCGTCCTCCCCGGCCGCACTGCGTTTTCTGGAGCCCCCAGGGGCGAGTGACAATGCCCCGGCCTGTGCAGGTGGCGGA
This region of Gorilla gorilla gorilla isolate KB3781 chromosome 8, NHGRI_mGorGor1-v2.1_pri, whole genome shotgun sequence genomic DNA includes:
- the BAMBI gene encoding BMP and activin membrane-bound inhibitor homolog; the encoded protein is MDRHSSYIFIWLQLELCAMAVLLTKGEIRCYCDAAHCVATGYMCKSELSACFSRLLDPQNSNSPLTHGCLDSLASTTDICQAKQARNHSGTTMPTLECCHEDMCNYRGLHDVLSPPRGEASGQGNRYQHDGSRNLITKVQELTSSKELWFRAAVIAVPIAGGLILVLLIMLALRMLRSENKRLQDQRQQMLSRLHYSFHGHHSKKGQVAKLDLECMVPVSGHENCCLTCDKMRQADLSNDKILSLVHWGMYSGHGKLEFV